Proteins encoded in a region of the Prunus persica cultivar Lovell chromosome G4, Prunus_persica_NCBIv2, whole genome shotgun sequence genome:
- the LOC18778648 gene encoding zinc finger CCCH domain-containing protein 13 isoform X2 — MSGAPKRPHEESGHSSSSKYPHDDSGAYPKLSSSVSNEYHPPYEMAQDSRLPKIPRTESRDLDRRSPIHSIYRMPSTSNDLHVDQAAPSENRLESRDSKDTRDLRFENRDTKTETRDLYSESRRDTQNAKGEKDVRYDSRGDDNKETKYERENFNDVKADLKMEGYVVPSSHLNWKDSKEYHRGKRYSDAPAGSTDAWHRSSTQGHVELGKEVLATEERDHVEAHEAVGENKFDSKGEDKFKDKDRKRKDMKYREWGDRDKERSDRRSTIPVANSSSECKEPAKEERDSERWERERRDTGKDKERLRERERDHTKKDPWNGVEKDGSNNEKEVGDGSIRVSEQEILPAEQKKQKDFDSWRNVDRESRDRRKERDVDVEGDRTEKRSRGYDKESDDGCADCEGATDRDKEVCNYGVQQRKRMQRSRGSPQVANRELRFRSRTQDNEGSQGKNEVSSVVYKVGECMQELIKLWKEYEVSQGEKNESCLTGPTLEIRIPAEHVTATNRQVRGGQLWGTDIYTDDSDLVAVLMHTGYCRPTASPPPPAIQELRATVRVLPPQDCYISTLRNNVRSRAWGAAIGCSYRVERCCIVKKAGGTIDLEPCLTHTSTVEPTLAPVIVERTMTTRAAASNALRQQRFVREVTIQYNLCNEPWIKYSISIVADKGLKKTLYTSARLKKGEVLYLETHSCRYELCFTGEKMVKATQLSQMHEEGHTVSWDPTAP, encoded by the exons ATGAGCGGTGCACCTAAAAGACCTCACGAAGAGAGTGGTCATTCCTCCTCTTCAAAATACCCACATGATGATTCAGGAGCTTACCCGAAGCTGTCATCATCGGTTTCCAATGAGTACCATCCTCCCTATGAGATGGCTCAAGATTCTCGCTTGCCGAAGATTCCCCGTACAGAATCCCGTGACCTGGATAGAAGATCCCCCATTCATTCAATATATCGAATGCCATCAACTTCAAATGATTTGCATGTAGATCAGGCGGCTCCTTCTGAAAACAGATTGGAGTCCAGAGATTCCAAGGATACTAGAGATCTTCGGTTTGAGAACCGAGACACAAAGACAGAGACGAGGGACTTGTACAGTGAGTCAAGGAGGGATACACAGAATGCTAAGGGTGAAAAGGATGTGAGGTATGACAGTCGAGGGGATGACAATAAGGAGACGAAATATGAAAGGGAGAATTTTAATGATGTGAAGGCTGACCTGAAAATGGAAGGTTATGTTGTGCCCAGTAGTCACTTGAATTGGAAAGACTCAAAAGAATACCATAGAGGAAAACGGTATTCTGATGCCCCAGCTGGAAGTACAGATGCCTGGCATCGCAGTAGTACACAAGGCCATGTTGAGCTGGGAAAGGAAGTCCTTGCTACTGAGGAGCGGGATCATGTAGAGGCACATGAGGCTGTTggggaaaataaatttgattctAAAGGTGAGGATAAATTCAAAGATAAggatagaaaaaggaaagatatGAAGTACCGGGAATGGGGAGACAGGGATAAGGAAAGAAGTGATCGTAGGAGCACTATTCCAGTAGCTAACAGCAGTAGTGAGTGCAAAGAACcagcaaaagaagaaagagattcAGAGAGgtgggagagggagaggagggACACCGGCAAAGACAAGGAAAGACtaagagagagggaaagggATCATACCAAGAAAGACCCATGGAATGGAGTAGAGAAAGATGGTTCAAATAATGAGAAGGAAGTGGGGGACGGGTCTATTAGAGTGTCAGAACAGGAAATTCTGCCAGCAGagcagaagaaacagaaagatTTTGATAGTTGGAGAAATGTTGATAGGGAATCCAGAGAcaggaggaaagaaagagatgtTGATGTTGAAGGAGATAGAACTGAAAAGCGCAGTAGGGGCTATGACAAAGAATCAGATGATGGATGTGCAGATTGTGAAGGGGCCACAGACCGAGATAAGGAAGTTTGTAATTATGGAGTTCAGCAGCGTAAAAGGATGCAACGGTCAAGGGGTAGCCCTCAGGTGGCAAATCGTGAGCTGCGCTTTAGGTCCCGCACTCAAGACAATGAAGG ATCCCAAG GTAAAAATGAAGTATCCTCTGTTGTTTATAAAGTTGGTGAATGCATGCAAGAACTGATAAAGTTGTGGAAGGAATATGAAGTATCTCAaggtgaaaaaaatgaaagctgTCTAACTGGTCCAACTCTTGAAATTCGGATCCCAGCTGAGCATGTTACCGCAACAAATCGCCAA GTTAGAGGTGGCCAGCTGTGGGGGACAGATATATACACAGATGATTCAGATCTCGTTGCTG TTCTCATGCACACAGGATATTGCCGACCAACAGCGTCTCCCCCACCTCCTGCAATCCAAGAGTTGCGTGCTACAGTTCGAGTACTACCTCCACAAGACT GTTACATTTCTACTCTGAGAAACAATGTTCGATCTCGAGCCTGGGGAGCTGCAATTGGTTGTAGCTACCGTGTTGAGCGCTGTTGCATCGTGAAG AAGGCAGGAGGAACCATTGATCTTGAGCCTTGTCTTACGCACACTTCTACAGTGGAGCCTACCCTTGCTCCAGTGATTGTTGAGCGTACAATGACTACAAGGGCTGCAGCTTCG AATGCATTGCGGCAACAAAGATTTGTACGAGAAGTTACAATACAGTACAACCTCTGTAATGAGCCTTG GATTAAGTACAGTATAAGCATTGTTGCTGACAAGGGTTTGAAGAAAACTCTTTATACTTCTGCCCGTTTGAAGAAGGGAGAAGTTCTTTATTTAGAAACACATTCATGCAG GTATGAGCTTTGTTTTACCGGAGAGAAGATGGTCAAAGCTACACAGCTATCACAGATGCATGAAG AAGGTCACACGGTCAGTTGGGATCCCACTGCCCCTTGA
- the LOC18778648 gene encoding zinc finger CCCH domain-containing protein 13 isoform X1 → MSGAPKRPHEESGHSSSSKYPHDDSGAYPKLSSSVSNEYHPPYEMAQDSRLPKIPRTESRDLDRRSPIHSIYRMPSTSNDLHVDQAAPSENRLESRDSKDTRDLRFENRDTKTETRDLYSESRRDTQNAKGEKDVRYDSRGDDNKETKYERENFNDVKADLKMEGYVVPSSHLNWKDSKEYHRGKRYSDAPAGSTDAWHRSSTQGHVELGKEVLATEERDHVEAHEAVGENKFDSKGEDKFKDKDRKRKDMKYREWGDRDKERSDRRSTIPVANSSSECKEPAKEERDSERWERERRDTGKDKERLRERERDHTKKDPWNGVEKDGSNNEKEVGDGSIRVSEQEILPAEQKKQKDFDSWRNVDRESRDRRKERDVDVEGDRTEKRSRGYDKESDDGCADCEGATDRDKEVCNYGVQQRKRMQRSRGSPQVANRELRFRSRTQDNEGSQGKNEVSSVVYKVGECMQELIKLWKEYEVSQGEKNESCLTGPTLEIRIPAEHVTATNRQVRGGQLWGTDIYTDDSDLVAVLMHTGYCRPTASPPPPAIQELRATVRVLPPQDCYISTLRNNVRSRAWGAAIGCSYRVERCCIVKKAGGTIDLEPCLTHTSTVEPTLAPVIVERTMTTRAAASNALRQQRFVREVTIQYNLCNEPWIKYSISIVADKGLKKTLYTSARLKKGEVLYLETHSCRYELCFTGEKMVKATQLSQMHEGETEKSQNHVSHSTNGERNDSDNIMIDVFRWSRCKTPLPQKVTRSVGIPLPLEYVEVLEENLDWEDVQWSQTGVWIAGKEYTLARVHFLSTN, encoded by the exons ATGAGCGGTGCACCTAAAAGACCTCACGAAGAGAGTGGTCATTCCTCCTCTTCAAAATACCCACATGATGATTCAGGAGCTTACCCGAAGCTGTCATCATCGGTTTCCAATGAGTACCATCCTCCCTATGAGATGGCTCAAGATTCTCGCTTGCCGAAGATTCCCCGTACAGAATCCCGTGACCTGGATAGAAGATCCCCCATTCATTCAATATATCGAATGCCATCAACTTCAAATGATTTGCATGTAGATCAGGCGGCTCCTTCTGAAAACAGATTGGAGTCCAGAGATTCCAAGGATACTAGAGATCTTCGGTTTGAGAACCGAGACACAAAGACAGAGACGAGGGACTTGTACAGTGAGTCAAGGAGGGATACACAGAATGCTAAGGGTGAAAAGGATGTGAGGTATGACAGTCGAGGGGATGACAATAAGGAGACGAAATATGAAAGGGAGAATTTTAATGATGTGAAGGCTGACCTGAAAATGGAAGGTTATGTTGTGCCCAGTAGTCACTTGAATTGGAAAGACTCAAAAGAATACCATAGAGGAAAACGGTATTCTGATGCCCCAGCTGGAAGTACAGATGCCTGGCATCGCAGTAGTACACAAGGCCATGTTGAGCTGGGAAAGGAAGTCCTTGCTACTGAGGAGCGGGATCATGTAGAGGCACATGAGGCTGTTggggaaaataaatttgattctAAAGGTGAGGATAAATTCAAAGATAAggatagaaaaaggaaagatatGAAGTACCGGGAATGGGGAGACAGGGATAAGGAAAGAAGTGATCGTAGGAGCACTATTCCAGTAGCTAACAGCAGTAGTGAGTGCAAAGAACcagcaaaagaagaaagagattcAGAGAGgtgggagagggagaggagggACACCGGCAAAGACAAGGAAAGACtaagagagagggaaagggATCATACCAAGAAAGACCCATGGAATGGAGTAGAGAAAGATGGTTCAAATAATGAGAAGGAAGTGGGGGACGGGTCTATTAGAGTGTCAGAACAGGAAATTCTGCCAGCAGagcagaagaaacagaaagatTTTGATAGTTGGAGAAATGTTGATAGGGAATCCAGAGAcaggaggaaagaaagagatgtTGATGTTGAAGGAGATAGAACTGAAAAGCGCAGTAGGGGCTATGACAAAGAATCAGATGATGGATGTGCAGATTGTGAAGGGGCCACAGACCGAGATAAGGAAGTTTGTAATTATGGAGTTCAGCAGCGTAAAAGGATGCAACGGTCAAGGGGTAGCCCTCAGGTGGCAAATCGTGAGCTGCGCTTTAGGTCCCGCACTCAAGACAATGAAGG ATCCCAAG GTAAAAATGAAGTATCCTCTGTTGTTTATAAAGTTGGTGAATGCATGCAAGAACTGATAAAGTTGTGGAAGGAATATGAAGTATCTCAaggtgaaaaaaatgaaagctgTCTAACTGGTCCAACTCTTGAAATTCGGATCCCAGCTGAGCATGTTACCGCAACAAATCGCCAA GTTAGAGGTGGCCAGCTGTGGGGGACAGATATATACACAGATGATTCAGATCTCGTTGCTG TTCTCATGCACACAGGATATTGCCGACCAACAGCGTCTCCCCCACCTCCTGCAATCCAAGAGTTGCGTGCTACAGTTCGAGTACTACCTCCACAAGACT GTTACATTTCTACTCTGAGAAACAATGTTCGATCTCGAGCCTGGGGAGCTGCAATTGGTTGTAGCTACCGTGTTGAGCGCTGTTGCATCGTGAAG AAGGCAGGAGGAACCATTGATCTTGAGCCTTGTCTTACGCACACTTCTACAGTGGAGCCTACCCTTGCTCCAGTGATTGTTGAGCGTACAATGACTACAAGGGCTGCAGCTTCG AATGCATTGCGGCAACAAAGATTTGTACGAGAAGTTACAATACAGTACAACCTCTGTAATGAGCCTTG GATTAAGTACAGTATAAGCATTGTTGCTGACAAGGGTTTGAAGAAAACTCTTTATACTTCTGCCCGTTTGAAGAAGGGAGAAGTTCTTTATTTAGAAACACATTCATGCAG GTATGAGCTTTGTTTTACCGGAGAGAAGATGGTCAAAGCTACACAGCTATCACAGATGCATGAAGGTGAGACAGAGAAAAGTCAAAATCATGTATCTCATTCCACCAATGGTGAAAGAAATGATTCTGATAACATTATGATTGATGTCTTTCGATGGTCTCGATGTAAAACACCTCTTCCCCAGAAGGTCACACGGTCAGTTGGGATCCCACTGCCCCTTGAATATGTGGAG GTGTTGGAGGAGAATCTCGACTGGGAGGATGTCCAATGGTCACAGACTGGTGTTTGGATTGCTGGGAAAGAATATACACTTGCTCGGGTGCATTTTCTGTCGACAAATTAA